Proteins from one Streptomyces sp. NBC_00390 genomic window:
- a CDS encoding MFS transporter yields MKTWHEIRGFPLAIRLLLVNQLGVNTGFYLLIPYLAVHLSEDLGLSAAVVGIVLGVRNLSQQGLFLIGGSASDRLGARKVIIAGCALRTVGFGLFALGDGLTVLLAASVLSGLAGALFNPAVRAYLALEAGERKAEAFALFNVFATTGALTGPLLGSALLLVDFRASALTAAGIFAVLTVAQAVVLPAREVTPSANSVLGDWREVIGNRGFVAFAVAMVGMFTMENQLYLLLPDGARRATGWDGAAGIVFLVGTLTNLWLQLRITRALKSTGSRARWISAGLTLMGLAFIPPMTVAGAGTAQGGVGDAVLGALPVLAGALLLYLGVMIAQPFVMELIPRFGRPELTGTYFGLFYVVSGIAAAVGNTVVGWAMDAGQRAGAQWLPWACCLAFGLISAAGIAWLHHLRILPAPVAAVPVPA; encoded by the coding sequence GTGAAGACGTGGCACGAGATACGCGGCTTCCCCCTCGCGATACGGCTCCTCCTGGTCAACCAGCTCGGCGTCAACACCGGCTTCTATCTGCTCATCCCGTACCTCGCCGTGCATCTGAGCGAGGACCTCGGGCTGTCGGCCGCTGTCGTCGGCATCGTGCTCGGCGTACGCAACCTCAGCCAGCAGGGCCTGTTCCTCATCGGCGGATCGGCATCGGACCGGCTGGGAGCGCGCAAAGTCATCATCGCCGGATGCGCGCTGCGCACCGTCGGCTTCGGGCTCTTCGCTCTCGGCGACGGACTGACGGTGCTGCTGGCCGCGTCCGTGCTCAGCGGGCTGGCCGGGGCGCTGTTCAACCCGGCCGTACGGGCGTATCTCGCCCTGGAGGCGGGGGAGCGCAAGGCCGAGGCGTTCGCCCTGTTCAACGTCTTCGCGACCACCGGCGCCCTGACAGGGCCGCTGCTCGGCAGCGCCCTGCTGCTGGTCGACTTCCGCGCCTCCGCGCTCACCGCGGCCGGGATCTTCGCAGTGCTCACGGTCGCCCAGGCCGTTGTGCTTCCGGCCCGCGAGGTCACACCGTCCGCGAACAGCGTCCTCGGGGACTGGCGCGAAGTGATCGGCAACCGCGGCTTCGTGGCGTTCGCCGTTGCCATGGTCGGCATGTTCACCATGGAGAACCAGCTGTATCTGCTGCTGCCGGACGGCGCGCGCCGGGCCACCGGCTGGGACGGCGCAGCTGGCATCGTCTTCCTCGTCGGCACCCTCACCAACCTCTGGCTGCAACTGCGCATTACTCGAGCGCTGAAGAGCACAGGCAGCAGGGCGAGATGGATCAGCGCGGGGCTCACGCTGATGGGGCTGGCCTTCATACCGCCGATGACAGTGGCGGGGGCCGGGACAGCGCAGGGCGGCGTCGGCGATGCGGTGCTCGGCGCGCTCCCTGTCCTGGCCGGGGCGCTGCTGCTCTACCTGGGCGTCATGATCGCCCAGCCCTTCGTCATGGAGCTCATCCCCCGCTTCGGCCGCCCGGAGCTCACCGGCACCTACTTCGGGCTGTTCTACGTGGTCTCGGGCATCGCCGCGGCCGTGGGCAACACGGTCGTCGGCTGGGCCATGGACGCGGGTCAGCGCGCGGGGGCGCAGTGGCTGCCCTGGGCGTGCTGCCTGGCCTTCGGGCTCATCTCGGCCGCGGGCATCGCCTGGCTGCACCACCTGCGCATCCTTCCCGCCCCCGTGGCGGCCGTACCGGTGCCGGCGTGA
- a CDS encoding class I SAM-dependent DNA methyltransferase — translation MRNANLLTDNPALYEARFPDETRRAGRWAEDTLRRHGAGPRVLDIGCGTGRDAAHLHGAGRRVVGADLSEAMLEHARVHHPGPEYVRADLRGFDLAERTFDAVVCLDSALLYCHTNEELDGFLGSCRTSLAPGGLLVAEMRNGAFFLGRTELLDRPSLNGFTWQGTAYRSTTILRVDRAAQLLRRTRAWTADDGSPPVEQRSAWRLLFPQELRHVLAVHGFEVLALYDGPGPRTEPPWHEGDLPAATADADRLHLVARLTHAR, via the coding sequence ATGAGAAACGCAAACCTGCTCACCGACAACCCGGCCCTGTACGAGGCCCGCTTCCCCGACGAGACACGGCGGGCCGGGCGCTGGGCCGAGGACACTCTGCGGCGGCACGGTGCCGGCCCGCGGGTCCTGGACATCGGCTGCGGCACCGGCCGTGACGCCGCCCATCTGCACGGAGCCGGTCGCAGAGTCGTGGGCGCGGATCTGTCCGAGGCGATGCTGGAACACGCGCGCGTGCACCACCCCGGTCCGGAATACGTCCGGGCGGACCTGCGCGGATTCGACCTCGCCGAACGGACCTTCGACGCAGTGGTGTGCCTGGACAGTGCCTTGCTGTACTGCCACACCAACGAGGAGCTCGACGGCTTCCTGGGCTCCTGCCGCACCTCGCTGGCTCCCGGCGGGCTGCTTGTCGCGGAGATGCGCAACGGGGCCTTCTTCCTCGGCCGCACGGAACTCCTCGACCGTCCGTCCCTCAACGGCTTCACCTGGCAGGGCACCGCCTACCGGTCCACCACCATCCTGCGCGTGGACCGGGCCGCGCAACTGCTGCGCCGCACCCGTGCATGGACCGCCGACGACGGATCGCCACCGGTCGAGCAGCGCTCCGCGTGGCGGCTGCTCTTCCCCCAGGAACTGCGTCACGTCCTCGCCGTGCACGGCTTCGAGGTGCTCGCCCTGTACGACGGGCCCGGTCCCCGTACGGAGCCGCCGTGGCATGAGGGCGACCTGCCGGCCGCCACGGCCGATGCCGACCGGCTCCATCTCGTCGCCCGCCTCACGCATGCCCGCTGA
- a CDS encoding ABC transporter substrate-binding protein translates to MNDVPVNDSRFPGLRRRGFLAAAGGAAGLGALALAGCAGSDTAAGPAKADGKPKRGGRLRAAFAGGGASETLDPHLANLFADAARAKALFDKLADYGPDLSAQPRLASAWEPNAGLDRWNVTLRKAAFHDGKPVTAQDVLYSYRRIADPAKAFRAKASLEPIDLKASRALDARTIEFVLKRPTAEFPNVLAAFGAYIVPEGLKDFDKKPVGSGPFRFVSFAPGRSAVFKRNDAYWDGAPYIDELEFVVANEESARANALLGEQVEYAHELDPATARAHENKGQIQIVRLRNSAMQGFVMKTDRPPFDDKRVREAFLLIADRKELVDGALSGAGEIGNDLFGKGYEYYAGSLPQREQDLDRARKLLKEAGAEKLKVTLDTSPVAAGFTEAAAIFRDQAAKAGVTIEIRTGSKDSYWKDILDSGTLASYRSGAMPIESHISQRLLTDSTTNATHWKHKNFDALYQQAQSTKDKKDRAAVYERMQRRLHTEGGFLIWGFADWILGTASRVRGVEQKAPANSLDWARFDKVWLA, encoded by the coding sequence ATGAACGACGTCCCCGTCAACGACTCCCGCTTCCCCGGCCTTCGCCGCCGGGGCTTCCTCGCCGCAGCCGGAGGCGCGGCCGGACTCGGCGCGCTCGCCCTTGCAGGCTGCGCCGGCTCCGACACCGCAGCCGGCCCCGCCAAGGCAGACGGCAAGCCCAAGCGCGGCGGACGGCTCCGCGCCGCCTTCGCAGGCGGCGGCGCGAGCGAGACCCTCGACCCGCACCTGGCCAACCTCTTCGCCGACGCCGCCCGTGCCAAGGCCCTCTTCGACAAGCTCGCCGACTACGGACCGGACCTCTCCGCGCAGCCCCGGCTCGCCTCGGCCTGGGAACCGAACGCCGGCCTGGACCGCTGGAACGTCACCCTGCGCAAGGCCGCCTTCCACGACGGCAAGCCGGTGACCGCCCAGGACGTCCTCTACAGCTACCGCCGCATCGCCGACCCGGCGAAGGCGTTCCGTGCCAAGGCGTCGCTGGAGCCCATCGACCTGAAGGCCAGCAGAGCCCTCGACGCTCGGACCATCGAGTTCGTCCTCAAGCGCCCGACCGCCGAATTCCCCAACGTGCTCGCCGCGTTCGGCGCGTACATCGTCCCCGAGGGGCTTAAGGACTTCGACAAGAAGCCGGTGGGCAGCGGCCCGTTCCGTTTCGTGTCCTTCGCGCCCGGCAGGTCGGCTGTCTTCAAGCGCAACGACGCCTACTGGGACGGCGCCCCGTACATCGACGAGCTGGAGTTCGTCGTGGCCAACGAGGAATCGGCACGCGCCAATGCCCTGCTCGGCGAGCAGGTCGAGTACGCCCACGAACTCGACCCCGCCACCGCCCGCGCCCACGAGAACAAGGGGCAGATCCAGATCGTCCGACTGCGCAACAGCGCCATGCAGGGCTTCGTCATGAAGACCGACCGGCCGCCGTTCGACGACAAGCGGGTCCGCGAGGCGTTCCTCCTGATCGCCGACCGCAAGGAACTGGTCGACGGCGCCCTGTCCGGCGCGGGCGAGATCGGCAACGACCTGTTCGGCAAGGGCTATGAGTACTACGCCGGCAGCCTGCCGCAGCGCGAACAGGACCTCGACCGGGCCCGCAAGCTGCTGAAGGAGGCCGGAGCCGAGAAGCTCAAGGTCACCCTCGACACCTCACCCGTTGCTGCCGGATTCACCGAGGCCGCGGCGATCTTCCGCGACCAGGCAGCCAAGGCCGGAGTGACCATCGAGATCAGGACCGGCAGCAAGGACAGCTACTGGAAGGACATCCTCGACTCCGGGACCCTGGCCTCCTACCGCTCCGGAGCCATGCCCATCGAGTCCCACATCTCCCAGCGCCTGCTCACCGATTCCACCACCAACGCAACCCACTGGAAGCACAAGAACTTCGACGCCCTCTACCAGCAGGCACAGTCCACCAAGGACAAGAAGGACCGCGCCGCCGTCTACGAGCGCATGCAGCGCCGCCTGCACACCGAGGGCGGCTTCCTGATCTGGGGCTTCGCCGACTGGATCCTCGGCACCGCCAGCAGGGTGCGGGGCGTCGAGCAGAAGGCACCCGCCAACTCCCTCGACTGGGCGCGCTTCGACAAGGTCTGGCTGGCGTGA
- a CDS encoding ABC transporter permease, giving the protein MIGLRSWVARRLLLGVAQTAAVVLLVFALTEALPGDAAVALAGDQPDPERIAAIREAMHLDRPAYERLADWAAGLLHGDFGTSLASGRPVSTYIADGFGPTVLLAVLTMVLLVPAGVGLGVLAARHEGRLVDRLVSSVALGVYAVPEFAFGVLLVTVFALRLGWLPPTAVGYGTDLLAHPAALVIPVLVLLSRPVCSLARLVRAGMIDALASPYVAQARRYGISGVRIRYMHALPNAIAPAAQQLARTVDWLLCGVIVVEALYVIPGLGTVLMNAVAERDVPVVQGLAVVFGLTAVALNLGADLVAHRFAPRAGVAA; this is encoded by the coding sequence GTGATCGGACTCCGGTCCTGGGTCGCCCGGCGGCTGCTGCTCGGCGTGGCGCAGACGGCAGCCGTCGTGCTGCTCGTCTTCGCCCTCACCGAGGCGCTGCCGGGCGACGCCGCAGTGGCGCTCGCCGGCGACCAGCCCGACCCTGAGCGGATCGCGGCCATCCGCGAGGCGATGCATCTGGACCGGCCGGCGTACGAACGCCTGGCGGACTGGGCGGCCGGGCTGCTGCACGGCGACTTCGGCACGTCCCTGGCGTCGGGGCGGCCCGTCAGCACGTACATCGCGGACGGCTTCGGGCCGACCGTGCTGCTCGCCGTGCTCACGATGGTGCTGCTGGTGCCCGCCGGGGTCGGCCTCGGTGTGCTGGCCGCCCGCCACGAGGGGCGTCTCGTGGACCGGCTCGTCAGTTCGGTGGCGCTGGGCGTGTACGCGGTCCCGGAGTTCGCCTTCGGCGTGCTGCTGGTCACCGTGTTCGCCCTGCGCCTCGGCTGGCTGCCGCCGACCGCCGTCGGCTACGGCACCGACCTGCTCGCCCACCCCGCGGCGCTGGTGATCCCCGTTCTCGTCCTGCTGTCGCGGCCGGTATGTTCGCTGGCGCGCCTGGTACGGGCGGGCATGATCGATGCGCTGGCCTCGCCGTACGTCGCCCAGGCCCGCCGCTACGGCATCTCCGGCGTCCGCATCCGTTACATGCACGCGCTGCCCAACGCCATCGCGCCTGCCGCCCAGCAACTTGCCCGCACGGTCGACTGGTTGCTGTGCGGGGTCATCGTCGTGGAGGCGCTGTATGTGATCCCCGGGCTCGGAACGGTGCTGATGAATGCTGTCGCCGAAAGGGATGTTCCGGTGGTGCAGGGCCTCGCGGTGGTCTTCGGGCTGACCGCTGTCGCCCTCAATCTGGGCGCCGACCTGGTCGCCCACCGCTTCGCGCCGCGGGCGGGGGTGGCCGCATGA
- a CDS encoding ABC transporter permease, producing MRHRAMLGALIVGVPLALALLGPLFAGAPGPRAASFTLGGEHWLGTDFVGRDVWRQVLLGGRSVVLVALAATSLAYLVALPVGLISALTHRTWLEELLMRPVDVLLAVPSLLMILLVAAVFSPGVAGLSLLVALVNIPDAARIVRAAAAEAASRPAVEALRMQGETWWRMAVGYVGRSIARTLAADAGVRLTGALYLVATAAFLGVGVAPDASDWAVMVDRNRTGLFVQPWAVVVPALMIVALTMGGNLLSDAVLEKTPYWKRGNARDRGR from the coding sequence ATGAGACACCGCGCCATGCTCGGTGCGCTGATCGTCGGCGTACCGCTCGCCCTAGCCCTGCTCGGACCGCTGTTCGCCGGAGCCCCTGGCCCACGGGCCGCCTCCTTCACCCTCGGCGGCGAACACTGGCTCGGCACCGACTTCGTCGGACGGGACGTCTGGCGGCAAGTGCTGCTCGGCGGACGGTCCGTGGTCCTCGTGGCCCTGGCCGCGACTTCACTGGCCTACCTGGTGGCCCTGCCGGTCGGACTCATCAGCGCGCTCACCCACCGGACATGGCTCGAAGAGCTGCTGATGCGGCCCGTGGACGTGCTGCTCGCCGTGCCGTCGCTGCTGATGATCCTGCTGGTGGCCGCCGTCTTCTCGCCAGGGGTGGCGGGACTCTCACTGCTTGTGGCCCTGGTCAACATCCCGGACGCCGCGCGGATCGTCCGCGCGGCCGCGGCCGAAGCTGCCTCACGCCCGGCCGTCGAAGCACTGCGCATGCAGGGCGAGACCTGGTGGCGCATGGCCGTCGGCTATGTCGGCAGGTCGATCGCGCGCACACTCGCCGCAGACGCGGGCGTACGCCTCACAGGCGCGCTCTACCTGGTGGCCACCGCGGCCTTCCTCGGCGTGGGAGTCGCGCCGGACGCCTCCGACTGGGCCGTGATGGTGGACCGCAACCGTACGGGCCTGTTCGTCCAGCCCTGGGCCGTGGTCGTCCCGGCCCTGATGATCGTCGCCCTGACCATGGGCGGCAACCTGCTCTCCGACGCCGTACTGGAAAAGACGCCGTACTGGAAAAGAGGAAACGCACGTGACCGCGGTCGCTGA
- a CDS encoding ABC transporter ATP-binding protein: MTAVAEIKDLRVEIDGRAIVDGVSFQVRPGKVTALVGASGSGKTTTGLALLGEYPAGARVTGDVRVSNGLVGYVPQHPGAVLNPARRVGALLRDIAREQGSGLPRPERRAAARTRILHALSAAQLPEGESLLRRYPHQLSGGQQQRAVLAQALLLGASVVVADEPTTGQDVLTKRHIVDQLAAVARQGVAVVLLSHDLDVVRALADEVLVMRGGRIVEAAPAGQLWLAPRHPWTAELLAADGKTDDSPPVREGHVALQVRGLTARHRDGARSTKEVVRIPELTLRSGECLAVVGRSGSGKTTLARCLAGLHRDYAGEVLLDTTPLPRSLRARTREQLAAVQYVFQDAKAAFDEHRPVLDQVARTAVRLRGADPREALAEALNTLTGLGLTEELARRRPGQLSGGELQRTALARALLARPRVLICDEITSGLDTVTRCGLLDTLAVLLSDRPELALVLITHDLDTAATAARIAVLDAGELIEQGPAQQVLTAPRHGFTASLVAGSAGLVANFRP; the protein is encoded by the coding sequence GTGACCGCGGTCGCTGAGATCAAGGACCTACGCGTCGAGATCGACGGCCGCGCGATCGTCGACGGCGTCAGCTTTCAGGTCCGGCCGGGGAAGGTCACGGCACTCGTCGGCGCGTCCGGCAGCGGTAAGACAACCACGGGCCTCGCGCTGCTCGGCGAGTACCCGGCGGGTGCCCGTGTGACTGGTGACGTACGCGTATCCAACGGCCTCGTCGGATATGTACCCCAGCACCCCGGCGCCGTCCTCAACCCCGCACGCCGGGTCGGCGCGCTGCTGCGGGACATCGCCCGCGAGCAGGGGTCGGGCCTGCCCAGGCCCGAGCGCCGGGCCGCCGCCCGAACGCGCATCCTGCACGCACTCTCGGCCGCACAGCTCCCGGAGGGCGAGTCCCTGCTTCGGCGCTATCCGCACCAGCTCTCGGGTGGCCAGCAGCAACGCGCCGTCCTGGCACAGGCACTGCTGCTCGGCGCCAGTGTTGTGGTCGCGGACGAGCCGACCACGGGGCAGGACGTGCTGACGAAGCGGCACATCGTCGACCAGCTGGCGGCGGTCGCCCGGCAGGGTGTCGCTGTGGTCCTGCTGAGCCACGACCTGGACGTCGTCCGGGCCCTGGCCGACGAGGTTCTGGTCATGCGCGGCGGCCGAATTGTGGAGGCGGCCCCCGCAGGGCAACTGTGGCTCGCACCGCGACATCCCTGGACTGCCGAACTCCTGGCAGCAGACGGGAAGACAGACGACAGCCCGCCCGTGCGCGAAGGACACGTGGCACTCCAGGTACGTGGCCTCACCGCCCGGCACCGCGACGGCGCCCGCAGTACCAAGGAAGTGGTGCGCATCCCCGAACTCACCCTCCGCTCAGGCGAGTGCCTGGCCGTCGTCGGCCGCTCCGGAAGCGGCAAGACAACGCTCGCCCGCTGCCTCGCCGGACTCCACCGGGACTACGCAGGTGAAGTCCTGCTCGACACCACCCCGCTCCCGCGCAGCCTGCGCGCCCGGACCCGTGAACAACTGGCCGCTGTGCAGTACGTCTTCCAGGACGCGAAGGCCGCGTTCGACGAACACCGACCGGTCCTGGACCAGGTGGCACGCACGGCGGTGCGGCTGCGAGGAGCGGACCCGCGAGAGGCTCTTGCGGAGGCCTTGAACACCCTGACCGGCCTCGGCCTCACCGAGGAGCTGGCGCGGCGCAGGCCCGGCCAGCTGTCCGGCGGCGAACTCCAACGGACCGCGCTCGCCCGGGCCCTGCTCGCCCGGCCACGGGTGCTGATCTGCGACGAGATCACCTCCGGCCTCGACACGGTCACCCGGTGCGGCCTCCTGGACACGCTCGCCGTCCTGCTGAGCGACCGACCCGAACTGGCCCTGGTCCTGATCACCCACGACCTCGACACCGCAGCGACTGCCGCCCGGATCGCCGTACTGGACGCCGGCGAGCTCATCGAGCAGGGGCCGGCACAACAGGTGCTCACCGCGCCGCGGCACGGATTCACTGCTTCACTCGTGGCAGGTTCGGCGGGTCTGGTAGCGAATTTCCGTCCCTGA
- a CDS encoding DEAD/DEAH box helicase: MNAPLPAPARSRADKPRRATAPQGELSMPRTVIPGLPPVESFDALGLPPELMETMTGLGVKEPFPIQAATLPNALAGRDVLGRARTGSGKTLAFGLALLVRTAGLRAESKRPLALVLVPTRELAQQVSDALAPYAQALKVRLATVVGGLSINRQSELLRSGADVVIATPGRLADLVSRRDCHLNQVRITVLDEADQMCDLGFLPQVSEILDQVRPDGQRLLFSATLDRNIDQLVRSYLRDPVLASVDKVAGSVTTMEHHVLNIHAADKFATATEIAARDGRVLMFLDTKAGVDQFTRQLRASGIQAAALHSGKSQPQRTHTLARFKDGEITVLVATNVAARGIHIDALDLVVNVDPPADAKDYLHRGGRTARAGESGNVVTLVTPNQRRDVNRMMSDAGIRPTVTQVRSGEEKLTTITGAKRPPIGGRTSGGNAPFRGLGTRPGRPAKESRKAAEARKTAEARAAARVRKGR, from the coding sequence ATGAACGCACCGCTGCCGGCCCCTGCACGCTCCCGTGCCGACAAGCCCCGGCGTGCCACAGCGCCGCAGGGGGAACTGTCGATGCCACGGACGGTGATCCCGGGCCTGCCGCCGGTCGAGTCCTTCGACGCACTCGGGCTGCCGCCGGAGCTGATGGAGACGATGACCGGCCTCGGGGTGAAGGAGCCGTTCCCGATCCAGGCGGCGACCCTGCCCAACGCGCTGGCCGGCCGCGATGTCCTCGGCCGCGCGCGGACCGGTTCCGGCAAGACGCTCGCTTTCGGGCTTGCGCTGCTCGTCCGGACGGCAGGCCTGCGAGCGGAGTCGAAGCGGCCGCTCGCACTGGTCCTGGTGCCCACGCGGGAACTCGCGCAGCAGGTGAGCGACGCGCTGGCGCCGTACGCGCAGGCGCTGAAGGTGCGGCTGGCGACGGTGGTCGGCGGGTTGTCGATCAACCGGCAGTCGGAGCTGCTGCGGAGCGGCGCCGACGTGGTCATCGCGACGCCGGGGAGGCTGGCCGACCTGGTGTCACGCCGGGACTGCCACCTGAACCAGGTGCGGATCACGGTGCTGGACGAGGCGGATCAGATGTGCGACCTCGGTTTCCTGCCTCAGGTTTCGGAGATCCTGGACCAGGTCCGTCCCGACGGGCAGCGACTGCTGTTCTCGGCCACGCTGGACCGCAACATCGATCAGCTGGTACGGAGCTACCTGCGCGACCCGGTGCTCGCCTCGGTCGACAAGGTGGCGGGCTCGGTCACCACGATGGAGCACCACGTGCTCAACATCCACGCCGCCGACAAGTTTGCGACCGCGACCGAGATCGCCGCACGCGACGGCCGGGTACTGATGTTCCTGGACACCAAGGCCGGCGTCGACCAGTTCACCCGTCAACTGCGGGCCAGCGGCATACAGGCCGCTGCCCTGCACAGCGGGAAGTCGCAGCCGCAGCGCACGCACACGCTCGCCAGGTTCAAGGACGGTGAGATCACCGTGCTGGTGGCCACCAATGTCGCGGCGCGGGGGATTCACATCGACGCGCTCGACCTCGTCGTCAACGTCGACCCGCCGGCCGACGCCAAGGACTACCTGCACCGTGGTGGGCGCACCGCACGCGCCGGGGAGTCCGGGAACGTGGTCACCCTGGTCACCCCCAACCAGCGACGCGATGTGAACCGGATGATGTCCGACGCCGGGATCCGGCCGACTGTCACACAGGTGCGCTCCGGCGAGGAGAAGCTGACCACCATCACCGGGGCGAAGCGCCCGCCGATCGGGGGGAGGACCAGCGGCGGCAACGCCCCCTTCCGCGGCCTCGGCACCCGTCCGGGCCGCCCCGCGAAGGAGTCCCGCAAAGCCGCCGAAGCCCGTAAGACCGCGGAAGCCCGCGCAGCGGCCCGGGTACGCAAGGGCCGCTGA
- a CDS encoding response regulator transcription factor: MIRVLVVDDEALIRTGFQRILDAADGIEVVAAVPGGQAVRTAQQVRPDVVLLDIRMPDVDGLTVLAGLRRLPHPPVVAMLTTFDMDEYVAKALRSGAAGFLLKDTDPEELPFLVRALAEGGTVLSSKVTRTVVDGYLEAGLQEPAARGLGRLTDRERDVLVLIAEGLSNTDIAARMHLSTGTVKDHVSAILTKLEVGSRVQAALLAERAGLLRPTRDQEGE; the protein is encoded by the coding sequence GTGATCCGGGTATTGGTGGTCGACGATGAGGCCTTGATCCGTACCGGCTTCCAGCGCATCCTCGATGCGGCGGACGGTATCGAGGTCGTGGCTGCGGTCCCTGGTGGCCAGGCGGTCCGGACGGCCCAGCAGGTACGTCCCGACGTCGTGCTGCTGGACATCCGGATGCCGGACGTGGACGGACTCACCGTCCTGGCCGGCCTCCGTCGGCTGCCGCACCCTCCGGTCGTGGCCATGCTCACGACGTTCGACATGGACGAGTACGTGGCAAAGGCGCTTCGCTCCGGCGCCGCCGGCTTCCTGCTCAAGGACACCGACCCTGAGGAGCTTCCTTTCCTGGTGCGGGCCCTGGCCGAAGGCGGCACCGTGCTGTCGTCCAAGGTCACGCGGACGGTTGTGGACGGCTATCTCGAAGCCGGCTTGCAGGAACCCGCTGCCCGCGGCCTCGGCCGGCTGACCGACCGCGAGCGGGACGTACTCGTCCTCATCGCCGAGGGACTGTCCAACACCGACATCGCCGCGCGGATGCACCTGAGCACCGGCACGGTCAAGGACCATGTGAGCGCCATCCTCACCAAGCTGGAGGTGGGCAGCCGCGTCCAGGCCGCCCTGCTCGCCGAACGGGCGGGACTTCTCAGGCCGACGCGGGACCAGGAGGGGGAATGA
- a CDS encoding sensor histidine kinase gives MTPRHLPAPLLDAALVGVSLLDVWANVGTSEPLRLACALAAALCLVLRRRLPLLTFLLTLPAVMLSDAVFAALAALYTLASLTRRRTLLTLCAVTFTISDITSWPAPHFDLRTSTLITLGYTGATAGAAVFLGQLVQARRDLSLRIAEISEARDHERLLTDQTVLARERAQLAREMHDVVSHQVSLIAVRAGALQVGTRDAEVKEAAATIRRLSVQTLDELRHMVSVLRASGGRPTELTPQPSLADLRQLVDNSGIEAELQTDLPDGLPPTVQRAIYRTVQEALTNVRKHAPGATTTIRMSHEGGTVRVTVTNTAPTRRALPLPSAHYGLVGLRQRAALLGGTVTSGPTADGGYELRLELPDMVAP, from the coding sequence ATGACCCCCCGCCACCTGCCCGCCCCGCTGCTGGACGCCGCCCTCGTCGGAGTCTCGCTGCTCGACGTCTGGGCCAACGTCGGCACCAGCGAGCCGCTACGCCTGGCCTGCGCCCTGGCCGCTGCCCTCTGCCTTGTGCTGCGCCGTCGCCTTCCGCTGCTGACTTTCCTGCTGACCCTGCCCGCAGTCATGCTCTCCGACGCGGTCTTCGCCGCGCTGGCCGCGCTGTACACCCTCGCCTCGCTCACCCGCCGACGCACCCTCCTCACTCTGTGTGCGGTGACGTTCACGATCAGCGACATCACCTCGTGGCCGGCACCGCACTTCGACCTGCGCACCTCGACCTTGATCACTCTGGGCTACACCGGGGCGACGGCGGGCGCGGCCGTCTTTCTCGGCCAGCTCGTCCAGGCCCGGCGTGACCTGTCGCTGCGGATCGCGGAGATCTCCGAGGCGCGTGACCACGAGCGGCTGCTGACCGACCAGACCGTGCTGGCAAGGGAACGCGCGCAGCTCGCCCGGGAGATGCATGACGTGGTCTCCCACCAGGTCAGCCTGATTGCGGTGCGGGCCGGAGCGCTCCAGGTCGGCACCCGGGACGCCGAGGTCAAGGAAGCCGCAGCCACGATCCGGCGGCTGAGCGTACAGACCCTGGACGAACTGCGGCACATGGTCAGCGTCCTGCGTGCCTCCGGCGGCCGCCCCACGGAGCTGACCCCGCAACCGTCCCTGGCCGACCTGCGGCAACTGGTCGACAACAGCGGCATCGAGGCCGAGCTGCAGACGGACCTCCCCGACGGCCTCCCCCCGACCGTCCAGCGCGCCATCTACCGCACCGTCCAGGAAGCGCTGACCAACGTACGCAAGCACGCCCCCGGCGCCACCACGACGATTCGCATGTCCCACGAGGGCGGCACCGTCCGTGTCACGGTCACCAACACCGCACCGACCCGGCGCGCTCTTCCTCTGCCCAGTGCGCACTACGGTCTGGTCGGCCTGCGTCAGCGCGCCGCGCTCCTCGGCGGAACCGTCACCTCCGGCCCCACGGCCGACGGCGGCTACGAACTTCGCCTGGAGCTTCCGGACATGGTCGCGCCGTGA